A DNA window from Castanea sativa cultivar Marrone di Chiusa Pesio chromosome 7, ASM4071231v1 contains the following coding sequences:
- the LOC142644726 gene encoding putative disease resistance protein At1g50180 codes for MAEAVVYGVVTRIGDLLVQEGKFLSGVSNQVEMLQTELNLMQGLLKDADARQDESETVRQWVAEIRDLAYDADDIIATYALTVGSRKGGGVQKVLKRCSCIFDEGITVHRVGSKIEDIKEKIYSLKTSFEGFGIKESIIQEGGSSSSNEKGREERETFSHLEDDLVGFDDILKKLVEFLLKEEKGKEVASICGMGGLGKTTLAKMVYNDTRVKQHFDCFAWVCITQQCQKRPVWEEILISLPSKYQRNKIKELSNADLVNELRQVQQTQKCLVVLDDIWEIEDWRILYEAFPVNDTRSKILLTSRKNDVASHANPRGVHKLECLNHADSLELLEKKAISWRSDSEAKTYMKRLGKEMIEYCGGLPLAITVLGGLLATKQTREEWEDVHKHVKSYLHEQQNFQVNKVLALSYNDLPFHLKPCFLYLGHFPEDFEITTKELIRMWMGEGFISQVQHRGGREDTMDDVGDRYLRELVQRCMVLVGKEGSLGRIKTCRMHDLMRDFCVSKAQDENFLHFTNALSMKQHEAQIGKVRRLAIISKSGDNFIEGIKFNEYPYLRSLLHLLPWNQESYFKESRFKKFKLVRVLHLENFNNHIRKLPKDTGSLIHLRYLSLKGSRINEVPSFIGNLRCLETLDLRIDFEVSCCILIFVVLIVRKTSLYSISFPRVPNVFKYMKQLKHLYLPHVYRVRGKLELANLSYLQTLVNVQPKTIQIPTWFEFNRLRVLKVGNNTQDAMQMLISKCPLVEKLKLYDPIAKPFHRIEKLPEAHQFPPNLAKLTLSNTRLGEDPMPTLEKLPNLKILCLESWCFIGKDMVCSEGGFPLLQYLLLDYLFLEEWRVEEGAMPSLCHLTIVHCKELKTIPDGLRFVTSLRELEIRYMPKPFKDRLDEGGLDFDKVKHVPSLVFQNCDRE; via the exons ATGGCTGAGGCTGTTGTTTACGGTGTCGTGACAAGAATTGGTGACTTGCTCGTACAAGAAGGAAAATTCTTGTCCGGGGTGAGTAACCAAGTTGAGATGCTACAAACTGAACTCAATCTGATGCAAGGCTTATTAAAGGATGCAGATGCGAGGCAGGATGAATCAGAGACTGTAAGACAGTGGGTTGCTGAAATAAGAGATCTTGCTTATGATGCAGATGATATTATTGCGACTTATGCTCTCACAGTTGGATCCAGAAAGGGAGGAGGTGTACAAAAGGTCCTTAAGAGGTGTAGTTGCATATTTGATGAAGGAATTACAGTGCACCGGGTTGGGTCAAAGATTGAAGATATCAAGGAGAAAATTTATAGTTTGAAAACAAGTTTTGAAGGCTTTGGCATAAAAGAATCTATAATACAAGAAGGCGGGTCCAGTTCTTCGAATGAGAAGGGGCGAGAGGAAAGGGAAACATTTTCTCATCTTGAAGATGACCTTGTTGGGTTTGAcgatattctaaaaaaattggtggagtttttgcTGAAAGAAGAGAAAGGCAAAGAAGTTGCTTCCATATGTGGGATGGGTGGTCTGGGAAAGACCACTCTTGCCAAAATGGTTTATAATGACACCAGAGTCAAGCAGCACTTTGACTGCTTTGCTTGGGTATGTATCACACAACAATGTCAAAAAAGACCTGTTTGGGAAGAAATTCTGATTAGCCTTCCCTCTAAATATCAAAGGaataaaattaaagagttgAGTAATGCAGATCTTGTCAATGAACTTCGTCAAGTTCAGCAAACGCAAAAGTGTTTGGTAGTTCTAGATGATATTTGGGAAATTGAGGATTGGAGGATTTTATATGAAGCCTTCCCAGTGAATGATACTAGAAGTAAGATATTGCTTACCTCTCGTAAGAATGATGTGGCTTCGCATGCGAATCCTAGAGGTGTGCATAAATTGGAGTGTCTAAATCATGCAGATAGTTTGGAATTGCTTGAAAAGAAGGCAATATCTTGGAGATCAG ACTCTGAGGCCAAAACTTATATGAAGAGGTTAGGGAAGGAAATGATTGAATATTGTGGAGGTTTACCATTGGCAATCACTGTACTTGGAGGTCTTTTAGCAACAAAGCAAACAAGGGAAGAATGGGAGGATGTGCATAAACATGTCAAATCATACCTTCATGAACAACAAAACTTTCAAGTCAACAAGGTGTTAGCTTTAAGTTATAATGATTTACCTTTCCACTTGAAACCATGCTTTCTATATTTAGGTCATTTCCCTGAGGATTTTGAGATAACAACAAAAGAATTGATTCGAATGTGGATGGGTGAAGGTTTTATATCACAAGTTCAGCACAGAGGAGGAAGAGAGGATACAATGGATGATGTTGGAGATCGATATTTAAGGGAGCTAGTGCAGAGGTGCATGGTTTTAGTGGGGAAAGAGGGCTCATTGGGAAGGATCAAAACTTGCCGAATGCATGATCTTATGAGAGACTTTTGCGTATCAAAAGCCCAAGACGAAAATTTTCTCCATTTCACCAATGCTCTTTCCATGAAACAGCATGAAGCACAAATTGGTAAAGTTCGAAGACTTGCTATAATATCAAAATCAGGTGATAATTTTATCGAGggaattaaatttaatgaatatCCTTACCTTAGGTCTCTTCTCCACCTTTTGCCTTGGAATCAAGAATCTTATTTTAAAGAGTCCCGTTTCAAGAAATTCAAGTTGGTTAGAGTCTTacatttagaaaattttaataatcaCATAAGAAAATTACCTAAAGACACTGGAAGTCTCATCCACTTGAGATATTTATCTCTGAAAGGAAGTAGAATAAATGAGGTGCCATCATTTATTGGCAATTTGAGGTGCTTGGAGACACTAGATTTGCGGATCGACTTCGAAGTATCATgttgcattttaatttttgtagtaCTCATTGTCAGAAAGACTAGTTTGTACTCCATTTCCTTCCCGAGAGTGCCAAATGTGTTTAAGTATATGAAACAGTTGAAGCATCTTTATTTACCCCATGTATATAGAGTACGTGGTAAGTTGGAACTGGCTAATCTTTCTTATTTGCAGACATTAGTCAATGTTCAGCCCAAAACCATTCAAATTCCCACATGGTTTGAATTCAACCGTCTGCGGGTTCTTAAAGTGGGGAATAATACCCAAGATGCAATGCAAATGCTAATATCAAAATGTCCACTTGTAGAAAAGCTAAAGCTATATGACCCTATAGCGAAGCCATTTCACCGTATAGAGAAGCTTCCAGAAGCTCACCAATTCCCTCCAAATCTTGCCAAGTTGACCTTATCGAATACTCGTCTTGGAGAAGACCCAATGCCAACCTTAGAGAAGTTGCCCAATTTAAAAATCCTCTGCCTTGAAAGTTGGTGTTTCATAGGGAAGGATATGGTTTGTTCTGAAGGAGGATTTCCTTTGCTTCAGTATCTTCTCCTTGATTACTTGTTCTTAGAGGAGTGGAGGGTGGAGGAAGGAGCCATGCCCAGTCTCTGCCATTTGACAATTGTACACTGCAAGGAATTGAAGACTATTCCAGATGGATTAAGGTTCGTCACAAGCCTCCGGGAATTGGAGATCAGATACATGCCGAAGCCATTCAAAGATAGGCTTGACGAAGGAGGACTGGATTTTGACAAAGTCAAACATGTGCCTTCCCTTGTATTTCAAAACTGTGACAGGGAATGA